From Pleurocapsa sp. PCC 7319:
TCGATGCCCATAACAATACACCACCGGTTACTATATCCGCAGCAGTGAAACGATTTTCTACTAAATAATCATTATCTTGAAGTAATTGATTAAGTGGTTGACATACTTTTGCAAACCATTCCTTTACTTCTTCTGAGGTCACTCTGGTTTTTTCTGCTTTCGGTAATACTTTTTCTGGCAAATTGGGTAATACGTGAAACAAATATTGTTCCACTGGAGCCTCTAAGGTCAGGGAAGCATAAAATAACCATTGATAATAATAAGCCCGAGCAGGTGAATTGATCTTTGGAGCAAAGCCTTTTTCAAGATATTTATCAGCAAGATAAGTACAAATTGCTGCGGACTCAAAAATAGTTACCTGATCGTCAACTAAAACGGGAACTTTCCCATGAGGATGGAGTATACGATACTCAGGTTGGCGAGACATTTCCATGGAAACGGTAATTAATTCGTATTCAATACCCATTTCCTCTAAAAGCCATCGAGGGCGAACTGCTCTTGTTGTGGGAATATAGTAAAGTTTCATTTCTCGAACTATAAAAAACTAGATTTTGATTAAAAGCATTGCTGAGTTTGAATATCTTGAATATATAAGTAAAATACTCAAAAAAAACTATTCTAAACACTTTTATAAACAGTACCATCAGGCATAATTGCTTCTCTAAGATCGGCATCTGTTAAGATTGTTCCTGTTAAATCAGCACCCGTTAAATCAGCTTTGGATAAAATTGCACCGGTGAAATCGGCATAGCTTAAATCTGCACCACGCATACTCACTTCAGTTAAATCCGTAGCTAAAGCAGTTTCTCTCCTACCCTTACTCAAATTAGCCCGACAAAGCCTAGCTCCATCTAACTTAGCTTGATATAAAAGAGCCATACTCAAATTGGCGTAGCTAAGATCCGCATGACTCAAATCAGCTTGACTAAGATTAGTGCGATAATCTGAGGC
This genomic window contains:
- a CDS encoding glutathione S-transferase family protein codes for the protein MKLYYIPTTRAVRPRWLLEEMGIEYELITVSMEMSRQPEYRILHPHGKVPVLVDDQVTIFESAAICTYLADKYLEKGFAPKINSPARAYYYQWLFYASLTLEAPVEQYLFHVLPNLPEKVLPKAEKTRVTSEEVKEWFAKVCQPLNQLLQDNDYLVENRFTAADIVTGGVLLWASKLGMLTDESPVKAYITKLGQRSALQRADIDVDAQVD